A window of Caretta caretta isolate rCarCar2 chromosome 11, rCarCar1.hap1, whole genome shotgun sequence contains these coding sequences:
- the LOC125645174 gene encoding myb/SANT-like DNA-binding domain-containing protein 7: MQSSSAEVTMMESKNRKKAPAWTEREVRDLIAVWGEQSVLSELRSSFQNAKTFVKISQGMKDRGRNRDPKQCRVKLKELRQAYQKTREANGRSRSEPQTCRFYDELHAILGGSATTTPAVLFDSFNGDGGNTEAGFGDDDDEVVDSSQQASGETGFPDSQKLFLTLDLEPVPPKAASWTQQAEKGPPLHVFQ; encoded by the exons atgcagagctcatcagcagaggtgaccatgatggagtccaagaatcgcaaaaaagctccagcatggactgaacgggaggtacgggatctgatcgctgtatggggagagcaatccgtgctatcagaactccgttccagttttcaaaatgccaaaacctttgtcaaaatctcccagggcatgaaggacagaggccgtaacagggacccgaagcaatgccgtgtgaaacttaaggagctgaggcaagcctaccagaaaaccagagaggccaacggccgctccaggtcagagccccaaacatgccgcttctatgatgagctgcatgctattttagggggttcagccaccactaccccagccgtattgtttgactccttcaatggagatggaggcaacacggaagcaggttttggggatgatgatgatgaggttgtagatagctcacagcaagcaagcggagaaaccggttttcctgacagccagaaactgtttctcaccctggacctggagccagtaccccccaaggctgcctcctggacccagcaggcggagaagggacctccg ctgcatgtgtttcaatga